A single Mixta calida DNA region contains:
- the bolA gene encoding transcriptional regulator BolA, which translates to MIREQIEEKLRTAFQPVHLEVHDESYRHNVPAGSESHFKVVIVSDSFANQRFLMRHRAIYSTLSEELAGSVHALALHTYTLKEWEGLQDTVLASPNCRGAGMLV; encoded by the coding sequence ATGATTCGCGAACAAATAGAAGAAAAGTTAAGAACGGCATTTCAACCGGTTCACCTGGAAGTTCATGATGAGAGTTATCGTCATAATGTGCCTGCGGGATCGGAGAGCCATTTTAAAGTGGTGATCGTCAGCGACAGCTTTGCCAACCAGCGCTTTCTGATGCGTCATCGTGCCATTTACAGCACGCTGAGCGAAGAGCTGGCGGGCAGCGTTCATGCGCTGGCGCTGCATACCTATACCCTGAAGGAGTGGGAAGGGTTGCAGGATACCGTACTGGCCTCGCCTAACTGCCGCGGCGCCGGCATGCTGGTCTGA
- a CDS encoding lipoprotein: protein MLKKLLFPLLAAFILAGCATNSNTLDVQPTIQLPQQDPGLMGVTVSINGADQRADQALAKVTRDNQLVTLTPSRDLRFLLQEVLEKQMTARGYMVGPNGAVDLQIVVNNLYADVTQGNLRYSITTKADISIIASAKNGNKQVKNYRQTYSIEGAFNATNDKITKAVNATLSDVISDMAQDTSVSAFIKQNAR from the coding sequence ATGCTAAAAAAACTCCTTTTCCCCCTGCTGGCTGCCTTTATTCTGGCTGGCTGTGCCACCAACAGCAATACGCTTGATGTACAGCCGACGATTCAGCTTCCCCAACAGGACCCTGGCCTGATGGGCGTAACGGTCAGCATTAACGGTGCCGACCAACGCGCCGACCAGGCGCTGGCGAAAGTCACCCGCGACAACCAGCTGGTGACCCTGACGCCGAGCCGCGACCTGCGTTTTCTGCTGCAGGAAGTGCTGGAGAAACAGATGACCGCGCGCGGTTATATGGTCGGCCCGAACGGCGCGGTCGATCTGCAGATCGTGGTTAACAATCTTTATGCCGACGTGACTCAGGGCAACCTGCGTTACAGCATCACCACCAAGGCGGATATTTCCATTATCGCCAGCGCGAAAAATGGCAATAAACAGGTGAAAAACTATCGTCAGACCTACAGCATCGAAGGGGCGTTCAACGCCACTAACGATAAAATCACTAAAGCGGTCAACGCAACGCTGAGCGACGTTATCAGCGATATGGCGCAGGACACCAGCGTCAGCGCCTTTATCAAGCAGAACGCACGTTAA
- the ampG gene encoding muropeptide MFS transporter AmpG has translation MDNSLLRIFTQRNAAVLLLLGFASGLPLALTSGTLQAWMTVEGVDLKTIGFFSLVGQAYVFKFLWSPLMDRYTPPFLGRRRGWLLLTQLLLIGGIALMGCMEPARHLTLLAALAVLIAFCSASQDIVFDAWKTDILSPEERGSGAAITVLGYRLAMLVSGGLALWLADRYLGWQATYWLMALMMLPGLIATLLAREPGDTIARPHTLEEAVIAPLRDFFNRDNAWLMLSLIVLYKLGDAFAASLTTTFLIRGVGFSAGDVGLVNKSLGLLATIIGALYGGMLMQRLSLFRALMLFGILQALSNLAWWLLSVTPPHMWSMASAVFAENLCGGMGTAAFVALLMSLCNRSFSATQFALLSALSAVGRVYVGPAAGWLVELWGWPTFYAFSVAAALPGLLLLAAGKNSLQQSQEAQRFALRRRWASGYRWALRLLAGGAALLALWLLALALNASGLVALSLPLYALFNTGCIVMLLGIFTGTLLDYLAQREAA, from the coding sequence ATGGATAATTCACTCTTGCGTATTTTCACTCAGCGCAACGCGGCAGTTTTGCTGCTGCTGGGTTTCGCCTCCGGCCTTCCCCTTGCGCTGACTTCCGGCACGCTGCAGGCATGGATGACCGTAGAGGGCGTGGATCTTAAAACCATCGGCTTTTTCTCGCTGGTTGGACAGGCCTATGTTTTTAAGTTTCTCTGGTCGCCGTTGATGGACCGCTATACGCCGCCTTTCCTGGGCCGGCGTCGCGGCTGGCTTCTTCTCACTCAGCTGCTGCTTATTGGCGGTATCGCGCTGATGGGCTGTATGGAGCCAGCGCGTCATTTAACGCTACTGGCGGCGCTGGCGGTGCTGATCGCCTTCTGCTCCGCATCGCAGGATATTGTCTTCGACGCCTGGAAAACCGATATTCTGTCGCCGGAAGAGCGCGGCAGCGGTGCGGCGATTACCGTGCTGGGTTATCGCCTGGCGATGCTGGTTTCCGGCGGGCTGGCGCTGTGGCTGGCGGATCGCTACCTGGGCTGGCAGGCGACCTATTGGCTGATGGCGCTGATGATGCTGCCGGGCCTGATCGCCACGCTGTTGGCGCGCGAGCCCGGCGATACGATCGCGCGCCCGCACACGCTGGAAGAAGCGGTCATCGCGCCGCTGCGTGATTTCTTTAATCGCGACAATGCCTGGCTGATGCTCTCGTTGATTGTACTTTATAAGCTGGGCGACGCTTTCGCCGCCAGCCTGACCACCACCTTCCTGATACGCGGCGTCGGCTTTTCCGCGGGCGACGTCGGGCTGGTCAATAAATCGCTCGGGCTGCTGGCCACCATTATCGGCGCGCTGTACGGCGGGATGCTGATGCAGCGCCTGAGCCTGTTTCGGGCGCTGATGCTGTTCGGCATTCTGCAGGCGCTTTCTAACCTCGCCTGGTGGCTGCTTTCGGTCACGCCGCCCCATATGTGGAGCATGGCGAGCGCGGTGTTCGCGGAAAATCTGTGCGGCGGCATGGGCACCGCCGCGTTTGTCGCGCTATTAATGAGCCTCTGCAATCGCTCATTTTCCGCCACGCAGTTCGCGCTGCTTTCCGCGCTGTCGGCGGTGGGCCGCGTTTATGTCGGTCCGGCGGCGGGCTGGCTGGTGGAACTCTGGGGATGGCCCACCTTTTATGCATTCTCGGTAGCCGCTGCGCTGCCGGGACTGTTGCTGCTGGCCGCCGGTAAAAACAGCCTGCAACAGTCGCAGGAGGCGCAGCGCTTCGCCCTGCGTCGCCGCTGGGCATCCGGTTATCGCTGGGCGCTGCGCCTGTTGGCGGGCGGCGCCGCGCTGTTAGCGCTCTGGCTGCTCGCGCTGGCGCTGAACGCCAGCGGCCTGGTTGCGCTGTCGTTGCCGCTCTATGCGTTATTTAACACAGGATGCATCGTCATGCTGCTTGGGATATTTACCGGCACGCTGCTCGACTATCTGGCGCAGCGCGAAGCGGCCTAA